In the genome of Monodelphis domestica isolate mMonDom1 chromosome 2, mMonDom1.pri, whole genome shotgun sequence, one region contains:
- the MIF4GD gene encoding MIF4G domain-containing protein, with translation MGEPSREEYEIKSFDAETQRLLKTALKEPGAVDLEKVANVIVDQSLKDCVFSKEAGRICYTIIQAESKQASQSVFRRGLLNRLQQEYQAREQLRARSLQGWVCYVTFICNIFDYLRVNNMPMMALVNPVFDCLFRLAQPDSLHEEEEVDCLVLQLHRIGEQLEKMNGQRMDELFGLLRDGFLLQDGLSSLSQLLLLELIEFRAAGWRTTPAAQKYYYSEVSD, from the exons ATGGGTGAACCAAGCCGGGAAGAGTATGAAATTAAGTCCTTCGATGCTGAGACCCAGAGGTTACTGAAGACTGCCCTCAAAG AACCTGGTGCTGTGGATTTGGAGAAAGTGGCCAATGTGATTGTGGACCAATCCCTGAAAGACTGCGTGTTCAGCAAGGAAGCTGGACGCATCTGCTACACCATCATTCAG GCAGAGAGCAAGCAAGCCAGCCAGAGTGTCTTCCGTCGGGGCCTCCTCAATCGACTGCAGCAGGAGTACCAGGCCCGGGAGCAGCTCCGAGCCCGATCCCTGCAGGGCTGGGTCTGCTATGTCACCTTCATCTGCAACATCTTTGACTACCTGAGG GTGAACAACATGCCTATGATGGCATTGGTCAACCCTGTCTTTGACTGCCTTTTCCGACTGGCACAGCCGGACAGCCTGCACGAGGAAGAGGAG GTGGACTGCCTGGTGTTGCAACTGCACCGAATTGGTGAGCAGCTGGAGAAAATGAATGGGCAGAGGATGGATGAGCTGTTTGGTTTGCTGCGTGATGGCTTCCTGCTTCAGGATGGGCTCAGCTCCCTGTCCCAGCTCTTGCTCCTAGAGCTTATTGAATTCCGGGCTGCTGGTTGGAGGACTACCCCTGCTGCCCAGAAATATTATTACAGTGAGGTTTCAGACTAG
- the MRPS7 gene encoding 28S ribosomal protein S7, mitochondrial — MALPLVHSASFFWGLGPRVRNTLRALPGLIQVRWSRYDANYKEPQLDKDFYLKPLEELTEEEKFDRDLRTTQVFKAPPPSKTSSLFEDPMISKFTNMMMKGGNKILARSLMTETLEILKRKQFQKYHAAPAEERETIECNPYTIFHQALDNCQPVLGLVSILKGGHFYQVPAPLSDKRRRFLAMKWMIQECREKKPRRMLMPEKLSHELLEAFHNQGPVVKKKHDLHKMAEANRAFAHYRWW, encoded by the exons ATGGCTCTCCCCTTGGTCCACTCGGCGTCTTTCTTCTGGGGTTTGGGGCCCAGGGTGCGGAATACTCTCCGAGCGTTACCAGG ACTGATCCAGGTGAGATGGAGCCGATACGATGCTAATTATAAAGAACCTCAACTTGACAAAGACTTCTACCTTAAGCCCCTAGAGGAGTTGACTGAAGAGGAGAAATTTGATCGGGATCTCAGAACCACACAGGTCTTCAAGGCTCCCCCACCGTCAAAGACAAGCTCTTTGTTTGAGGACCCAATGATCAG TAAATTCACCAACATGATGAtgaaaggaggaaacaaaataCTGGCCAGATCCCTGATGACTGAG ACTCTGGAAATTCTCAAGAGAAAGCAATTTCAGAAATACCACGCAGCCCCTGCTGAGGAGAGGGAGACCATCGAGTGCAACCCCTACACCATCTTCCATCAGGCCCTAGACAACTGTCAGCCTGTCCTTGGCCTGGTCAGCATCCTTAAAGGTGGTCACTTTTATCAG GTCCCAGCCCCACTGAGTGACAAGCGCAGACGCTTCCTGGCCATGAAATGGATGATTCAGGAATGCCGGGAGAAGAAGCCCCGGAGAATGCTAATGCCAGAAAAACTGTCTCATGAATTACTGGAAGCCTTCCACAACCAAGGCCCTGTGGTCAAGAAGAAACATGACCTGCACAAGATGGCAGAGGCTAACAGAGCCTTTGCCCACTACCGATGGTGGTAG